Within Brachyhypopomus gauderio isolate BG-103 chromosome 4, BGAUD_0.2, whole genome shotgun sequence, the genomic segment ACCGCTTCCACTAATTGAACTGAGCCTGCTGGAATGCGGATGGCCGTCCGTCCCGCCACCTTCACTGAGCCCAGGCAACCACTCGGAGGCAGGCAGTCTAACTGATGGCATTCTTTAAAAGCCTGCTGCCACACATACCCCACTGACTGCAAAGGTGCCATGTTGTTCAAACAATTCACGGTAACACGGGCCGATCACATTCATGCCCAATAATCCCGGGACCCTAGACTTTTGAATTGTACTATGGGGGTCAACAGGATCTCTAATGACCAACACGCCCATTGCCACCAAGGTCCTATCCAATACTTGCATATCCAACTCCAAATAGCCGATGTAGGGGACTTCTAAACCATTAGCTGCCCTAAGTTGAAGCCAGCGACATTGCTGTAAGGGTCTAAAAGCAGACTGAAAATGTTGATTAAAAAATGTTTCAGTAACCGTGGTAACCATAGAGCCTGTATCTAGTAAGCAGGGAACAGAAACCCCTCCCATGCATACATCCATGACAGGGCAAACTCCCATCAATCTAGATAATGGGCTAGAGGGCAAAGTCGAGCCATCAATAGGTCTAGCTGGCGGTTGGCCCTCCCCACCAGCCAGTATTAGTTTTCCTGCGGCTCGGGAGAGATACctgcccccctcacccccccactaTCTGGAAACCTACCCCCCCTAGGCACTGGATTAGCTCCTCTCCCTTCCCGACAAAATCTTGCAATATGGCCTGGTTGCTTACAACGAACACAAATTGGCCTACCAAAAGAATCATATGGGTAGGATGGAGTAGTCTGACCCAAGGGAGCCCCCATTGTAGAAGGTGGCTTGACGCCCAAAGACAAATGTGTCAACAACATATCCAGTTGAGCTTGTTGTTTTTTCAAACACTCCTTCAACTCCGCTAACTCATTACTCGGTTGAGCCGTTACTGCTTGGCTGGCGGCCCTATACTCACCTACTACCTCCAGTTGAGTATCACAGGAGTATGCGCGGGTCCTTGGCACTACCCCATGCTCACCTTCTTCTACCCAACGAATAGCATCACTGCGTATAGTTAAAAAAGGAACATTAGGGTTAAGCCTCACTGTACGTTTTAACTCCCGCCGTAACATGCTATCCCGGACGTACTCAATGAATTGATCCCGAACCAAATGATTGGCATTTGCAATGGGCCTAGGGCTTTGGCGTTTAATAATCTCCATTAAGGATAAAAGAGAATGTGAATATTCTCGCAAAGACTCCCCTTCTAACTGTCGACGTTGAAAAAATTGCTTTTGTAGCCCAATATAAGATTTCGAACAGCCATAAATATCAGCCAAAATAGTGAGAATTTTCTCTGGGTCATTTCTCTCACTAGAGGGGCGAAATTTAATCTCCGTTTTAGCTTCCCCATCTAAATGATCGTATATAAATAAGGCTTGTTCACGTTGCGACATGTGACGACCTTCCAACGACCTGCGCACCTCCTCAACCCAATCATCTACTGAGGGCACATCTGAAGATTTACCAGAAAACCTAggacattttctctctcttggAACGTAGATATACCGCTCAAACCGGTTTTGGGCCTCCCCCCCATTACTGGCTTGGGTCTCCTCCCCATTACTGGTGCTAGCACCCACATTAACCCCTTCAGTAACTTTTAATCTATCATTTTCGGCTTGCAACTGCTGCACGCGTTCATTCAAAACCCTTAATTGTTCTTCCATATCAGAATTATGGAGAGACATGTCACCCCAATAAAAAACCACCAAGAGTCAATGtacttaaaacaaacaaaaaaaacgagAGCAAAAAAATGATTTCCAGCGTCCCGAAGAGCCGTCAGGTCTGTAGACTTCCTTGATCGCGGCCTCCTGACTGGCAGCTTCCCAGACCACCCCGTCCGTGGTCCCGCTGGATCTGCTAACAAATAACCACTGCTTTTCTTCCacccttttttttctctctgcaAAAAACCACCCTATACGCACCGCTAGCTTATCAAATATTAAGTGTCCCAAACAAATCGGTTAATATACGCTCGAAAAAGCTACATCAGCCCTCTtatcctgccgactacgccaAATTGTGACCCCACAGTACCGTATTCCACCGCTATTCAATAGCCAACTCAAAGAATTAACTAAACAAGGCACCCAGAAACATTAAGAGGCTGGTACATTAACAGTTTTATTATGGACAAGAAATTTGACAGATACACACATCAAAGCGATATCGGACCCACGTCTAAAATCACCTCCCCCTAGCACAACCTGGGCCCCGATAGATTATAGAGGCCGCCTAGTAGAATAACCACGCAGAAACGGACCAACAATGCCCGCCTGGGTTCCACCTCCCCGTAAGAAATTACCCACTATTGTTCCATTAATTCAGTAAGCAAACAATAAAATGAGAAAAACTTACATAAATATACTTCCAGTCACCCACactaatcaaatcaaaataaacCAAACGTGACACTGCAACCGTCCATCCGGGGGGGGACAGAAACCCAGCGTAAAGGGGCTAAATATCCTCTACCTTTCAGCGTGCTATTCCCAATCGTCGTTCCCAAATAAACAGGGCACCAGAATAACCAGGGGAGGGTATTAAAAACCACCCTCCAAAGCCTCCAAATAACACTAAGACATCCCGTTAttaactatttaaaatataaaatgcagAGATACCCAAAAAAaaaggggaagaaaaaaaacagtggCTATTGTTGCTGGCTGTACAGACCTAAAAAAACACAAGGAATGGTTATCCACATATTAGTATGAAAGCTGACCcactgaggccaaaatgcctctAACTATGCATACCGGTTAACTGTAGCAGATGGAATGCACCGCACAACTTCGCTTTGTAGTACTTCCAGATATTCCCCGGGACTCTATAAAGCATACAAACAATTAACTACCTGTGCGTGTAGCCACATACCATACCATAGCATATACGAGGCCTGTACTTGCCACACAAAATCTGCCACCCGACACTGCTGGTTCAGAAAGCCCCCAATCTccttttaaaacaaataaacaaacaaaccattaATACACTGGACTGGGACCGCCGGTTACTATTAAAAAACACCAATGCCTGACGATACTACGACCGTAGTACACCATACCATAACTGCCGGCAATTACAGAGTGTCTAAACAAAACTAGCCATACCTGTATAAATGTGGGCTTCTCACACACCCGCGGCGCCAGCAAGCTCAGTCCCGTTCCTAGGGTCTTCCCCAAAGGTTTAAAATGCCAAATAACTTCACCCGATCTTCCCGACGCTCAGATTTGCCTCCACGAGATCAAACGATACTTCGTCCCCCCTACGCGAGACTATATAGCGGGTGAAAGCGAAATCAATAACAATGCAAgcgtcaaaataaaagcaccctCCTGCCGGTACAGAGCCCCCGTCGCACAAGGAGGCTATAAGAGTCGCTACAGGTAAGCGGCCATTTTTAACCCAACGGTCTCACCTTTTGCCCCAGACTTCTACCCGTCACACAACATCGGTTTTCAGCCCCACCAGACAAGTTTTCGCTTCCCCACTCGCTTTTCTCCACACACCTCTTTTTTCTCTCCCCTCCGCTTCCCGCGTCTCCTAGCGACCGCTCCACGAGCCCCAACCCGTGCCCACCAGGCTCAAAACAAAAGGATCACTCGCGTTTCAAAATAAGTGTTCACATGCACTTTGCATCCCCTACATATAGATGATGTAAACATATAGTCACGGAACGGCACCCCCCCTTGCTGGCCGTTCCTGGTAACAGCAGCATAAATGACACACCTGCTCCTCGTAACCCTCCTCATCAGAGGAGGGTATTTAAAGCCTAAATGATCAACTGAGTACGGATGATCACATCCTCTTATTTTCACTAAAGCCCTTTTTCACCAAGGCTGCGCGCCTGACGTCTTTATTTGCTGTGCACATTCTTCGCCGGTCACACATACATAATAGTGTTTATCTTGCAGACGAAGATGCCCAAGCCAAGCAACCCAGAAAGAGAAAAACTCCTCTGTGTAAGTTTGTAACATTTTATAGGTAACCCGACCTTTGACCTACACTCACTGACAATTTAGGTACACCTTGTTGCCCATTTGTTGCTGCACAGTTTTATTAGCCCCCTTCTATAGCAATCATGAATTGAAACACCATATGATCACAAATTTTATTTAGGTGGTGGACCATTTTCAACACTTCATAGTAGTATTGTAGTAAGTTGTGTGCAAGTATCACGCATAGTATCATAGCTGAGGTTTTTAAATACTATTATTGGACAGTAAATGTGAACCTACatgctttttttattttacagttgATGAGCTGGATAAAGAAGGTAAATATAGTCTAGTTTtctgaaatgtaaaataaaacatgATTATGTTCACATGACACATGGAtctgtatatatactgtatatatatttactatGCGTACAGATGATGTGAGTTTTCAAAAGAGGAAACAACCTAGATGTTTACCTGAGTGTAAGTAAAACTTCATTAAAATTATTACATTTCATAGGTTTCACTTAATGATAACCGATTTAGAGGTTTCTTAAGAATAGTACATTCTACAAATGTTGGCCAGGTAATTAAGTAAAGATTTAGCAGATTTAAACTAATAACGTCAAAAATTGCACAGCCATTAAGAAGAAAAAATTGTTGCTTACTTGCATTtacatgtgtaaatgtgttttcTCCACCCAGCTGATGAGACTGATGAAGGTAAAGAGTTTCCAGGAATACAAAGAAACATGTCTGCTTTTGCATGTCTTGGACCTGTATTAATTCTCTATTTTTTGGTAATTCAGATGAGCATGTCCTTCAGAGGAGGACTAAAGATACGAGACTAACACTGCCCAAGGCCCCTGAATGTAAGTAGACAATCCATGTGTCCAAGTAGAGCAGCCATATATGTTAATTCTTATCTTTTTACTGTGAGGTAGAGCAGCCATATATGTTAATCCTTATCTTTTTACTGTGAAGTAGAGCAGCCATATATGTTAATCCTTAGCTTTTTACTGTGaagctttattttgtttatttgctgGCAGATGCTCCATCCACTTCCACAGGCCAGCAGTTACAAGGTACAAACAGTGCATGCAGAAGAAAAGGGGATATGATTaaacaaaaactttaatttGCATTGTAGTTTTCCACCAGATGAGAGGTGCAGTTAAAAATATAAGCACAACCACAGATTTTAATACaccttttaaaaatattctttttgtttatttcacTGCAAAAGCTCCACCAACTTCCAGTGGCCAGCAAGGTGATTTTCTGAGACTGTTATTTCTCTCTGTGTTTTATTCTTGTTGTGACATATGAGTGAGTAACTAAAATCACACAACAATACAAACAATGAGCTTCATTTACCAATAGCTTCCGAAgttttttcttaaataataCTGCCTGCCTATGTGGGTTTTAAGAAGAAATTCCTTCTTATGAATTGTTGGTGAATGATGCCCAATATTAGTGATTGTTGTTAGTCATGATTACTTTTGACAGCTTGTACAACTGTCACTGCTTTTTAATGTTGTTACTAGTGCTCTCGTTAAGGTTTATGTaattgattttatttatttatttgttattttgCAGAAATTGTGAAATTATTTGAGGCCTTGGAGAGAAAAGTCATGCTAAAATTAACACAGATGCAGGAGGAATTTAGGGACGCCATTGGAAGACTACTGGAGAAGAGCACAGACCAGCCAAGTACCTCCAGTGACACATTAGATTTGCTAAATGAGCCATGTGAATCAACAGAGGACTTGGAAGGCCTCTGCAGTAGACTGCAAGATCCTGCATACCGTAAGAAGATGGTACGTAGTAAGACTTGAACATTATATTACATACAACAGTAATTTTCTGTTTTAAACTTATCAGAGGTGCAAATTCCTCAAGGCCCACCTTTTATGATACTTGAGCCATGATATGATGCTTGATATTGATCTCGTCAATGCACTGTGAGCATATTTTCCACTATTGCACTATTTACAGATCCGATATCTAAGTCTCCAGGGGGGAGGCAGCTTGGGAGATGCTGTCAGGAGGATGCTTCGCAAAATTGGAAGCAACTCTCTGTGGACTGAATACAGCTTTAAAGGGAGAAAAGGAAAACTATCTTTTGAGGGACTCCCCATTAATGATGTCATCATACGTAAGTTTGATCCTTCAGAATAATTACAGGTTAATAAATTAAGTTCCataatattattactattaatgTAATGTTGGTAAGAATTTGTTAAGATACTGTCCAATTTTATCAGATAGAATATCGAAAAGAAAACAATATTCTCCCTTAAAACATGTAATTTGCAGGTTTACATATTTAAATTGTGTATTTCAAGGTGCATGCAACAAGTGTTATCCTGAGGCAAAATGCCAGGAGATTGAGGACATGATTGCTGTCACGCTGAAACATGCGCCACATCGTGGGAGAACAAATAATCAGGTGAACTATTATTACTAAttgttctttttcttttatcCCTATAAAAGAAATTAAAACCTACATTCTAAACTAAAACTAGTCTTTAATTATGATTGAAGGAAGCGTTTAAGCCTAAAACTGAATTGGTTGGGCTTAGCTTGGCTTGCCTCTTTAAAATGTAGTGGCTGGCGGTACATCCTCAAAACCGCGGTCTTAAACTTGTGGTTTACGCCTGCATCTGAAGTAAGCGCATAATACTATAATTAAACCACATGTAGATAATATATCTAAAGGTGTTCAATAGCCAAAGGTcacaaaattaaatgttaaCAAACGTGTATCTTTGTCTATTCTTTTAGGCTTCACACCAAGAAACCCTTGAAAAGGAGGCGTAACAGCGTTCAAATGCGCACATCggacagatttttttttcgcatttcaaataaaaaaatataacttGTTTACAGCCTATTACTTCTTGTGTGTTCACTTTTATTCCATATACAATACCACGATTTACTAAATCGATAAAATCGAAGTTGTTTTAGAAGTAACATAAGAAGTAGACCTAAACAATTTAACACATAAAAGACGTTTAAAGGACGTTCCTTAAACGTCCGCTCATTGTCCTCTGGATGTTTCCAGGTGGTCCTACAAACGTCCTTTGTAACGTCCACTGAACGtcccctgtcacattttggcgACCCTACAAAAAAACGTCCAGAGGACGTTCGAAGTGTTGGTTCGCGGGACGTCCTCAGGACGTTTTTTTGTTAGCTGGGTAGTCGCTACTATTatgaatgtagcaaaacggtgacagaagctacagcagcgattaaattaaaaataatttaaaggctagctttaaacacgctcttccctgtcgTCTTCTCTCATGATAACATCGCGcggaaaaatattgacctgtcttgtcaatgtatggagccagatccgtaaatgcgagaagccgctttcgccattccagatggctcagtcaaaaccattagaacatcttaatgaaccaataaataacaatagcggcgaaaatgagtgtaaaaataccagagTTCACCATTtaaaactaca encodes:
- the LOC143511712 gene encoding uncharacterized protein LOC143511712 — encoded protein: MLKLTQMQEEFRDAIGRLLEKSTDQPSTSSDTLDLLNEPCESTEDLEGLCSRLQDPAYRKKMIRYLSLQGGGSLGDAVRRMLRKIGSNSLWTEYSFKGRKGKLSFEGLPINDVIIRACNKCYPEAKCQEIEDMIAVTLKHAPHRGRTNNQASHQETLEKEA